One Paramisgurnus dabryanus chromosome 8, PD_genome_1.1, whole genome shotgun sequence DNA window includes the following coding sequences:
- the cluha gene encoding clustered mitochondria protein homolog isoform X3: MNGDSCHDHAEEADSKQDGSADADSGEDANEQEVIVIQDTGFTVKIQAPGTEPFDLQVSPQEMVQEIHQVLMDREDTCHRTCFSLQLDGNVLDNFAELKSIEGLQEGSLLKVVEEPYTVREARIHVRHIRDLLKSLDPSDAYNGVDCNSLSFLSVFTDGDLGDTGKRKKKGSELEQIDCTPPEHILPGSKERPLVPLQPQNKDWKPMQCLKVLTMSGWNPPPGNRKMHGDLMYLYVVTVEDRHVSITASTRGFYLNQSTTYIFNPKPANPSFLSHSLVELLSQISPAFKKNFSSLQKKRVQRHPFERIATPFQVYSWTAPQIDHAMDCVRAEDAYTSRLGYEEHIPGQTRDWNEELQTTRELSRKNLPERLLRERAIFKVHSDFAAAATRGAMAVIDGNVMAINPGEETRMQMFIWNNIFFSLGFDVRDHYRELGGDAAAHAAPTNDLNGVRAYSAVDVEGLYTLGTVVVDYRGYRVTAQSIIPGILEREQEQSVIYGSIDFGKTVVSHPKYLELLDKTSRPLKVQKHAVLNEKDAAVELCSSVECKGIIGNDGRHYILDLLRTFPPDLNFLPVDGEALAPESQKLGFPRQHRHRLACLRQELIEAFVEHRYLLFMKMAALQLMQQKANKDSKNALQDSSTADAVSDGKPPALEASDKVIETTSSSESALSPEESVPENSAPESKEANLNAEIPTANTNGTHEPSAAENQNGGCDSPLEGKEADENIPGLAQAKELAESLAAEDGSGIDPKSREVVLNACKAVGSISNTSFDIRFNPDIFSPGVRFPEEITEEIQKQKQLLKDAAAFLVSCQIPSFVKDCLDHSSLPMDGATLTEALHQRGINMRYLGTVLEFMDNMSAKAQLEHIYRIGICELITRCAKHIFKTYLQGVELSALSAAVSHFLNCLLSAFPDAVAHLPADELVSRKKSRKRRNRVPGGGDNTAWASLTPSELWKNIASEAQSYYQFGLQCESVDQAVEKYGLQKITLMREISIKTGIQILIKEYNFDSRHKPAFTEEDILNIFPVVKHVNPKASDAFHFFQSGQAKVQQGFLKEGCELINEALNLFNNVYGAMHVEICACLRLLARLNYIMGDHSEALSNQQKAVLMSERVLGIEHPNTIQEYMHLALYCFANGQLSTALKLLYRARYLMLVVCGEDHPEMALLDSNIGLVLHGVMEYDLSLRFLENALAINSKYHGPRSLKVALSHHLVARVYESKAEFRSALQHEKEGYTIYKNQVGETHEKTKESSEYLKYLTQQAVALQRTMNEIYKNGSNASIMPLKFTAPSMASVLEQLNIINGIIFIPLSQKDLENLKAEVQRRQLMQDTGKNEEQQGNHLELDDKLPVDD; encoded by the exons ATGAACGGAGACAGTTGTCATGATCATGCTGAGGAAGCCGACTCCAAGCAGGATGGCAGTGCTGATGCAGACTCTGGAGAAGATGCAAATGAACAAGAAGTGATTGTAATTCAAGACACCGGCTTTACAGTGAAGATCCAAGCACCAGGAACTGAACCTTTTGACCTTCAG GTGTCACCACAAGAGATGGTACAGGAGATCCACCAAGTGCTGATGGACCGTGAGGATACCTGCCACCGCACCTGCTTCTCCCTGCAGCTTGATGGCAATGTACTCGACAACTTTGCAGAGCTCAAGTCCATCGAGGGCCTACAAGAAGGTTCTCTTCTCAAAGTTGTAGAAG AACCCTACACTGTACGTGAAGCTCGCATTCACGTTCGCCACATCAGAGACCTCTTGAAGAGCCTGGATCCATCAGACGCCTACAATGGAGTGGACTGCAACTCCCTTTCGTTCCTCAGTGTGTTCACAGATGGAGACCTTGGAG ACACTGGGAAACGCAAAAAGAAGGGCAGTGAACTTGAGCAGATCGATTGCACACCACCAGAGCACATTCTCCCAGGCAGCAAAGAGCGTCCTTTAGTTCCCCTCCAGCCACAGAACAAAGACTGGAAG CCTATGCAGTGCCTAAAAGTCTTGACCATGAGTGGCTGGAACCCACCACCCGGCAACAGGAAGATGCACGGTGACCTCATGTACCTGTACGTTGTGACAGTAGAGGATAGACACGTCAGCATCACTGCCTCCACCCGTGGATTCTACCTCAATCA GTCAACCACTTATATCTTCAACCCTAAGCCAGCCAACCCCAGCTTTCTCAGCCACTCTCTAGTGGAACTGCTCAGCCAGATAAGCCCTGCCTTTAAGAAGAACTTCAGCTCTCTGCAGAAGAAACG GGTTCAGAGACATCCGTTTGAGAGAATAGCCACTCCTTTCCAAGTGTACAGCTGGACTGCACCACAGATCGACCATGCCATGGATTGCGTGAGAGCAGAGGATGCCTACACCTCTCGTTTGGGTTATGAGGAACACATACCTGGCCAA ACTAGAGACTGGAATGAGGAGCTCCAGACCACCAGAGAACTTTCTCGTAAGAACCTACCCGAGCGTCTGCTAAGAGAAAGAGCCATATTCAAG GTCCATAGTGATTTCGCTGCTGCAGCGACACGCGGTGCAATGGCAGTGATCGATGGCAATGTCATGGCGATTAACCCTGGAGAGGAGACGCGCATGCAGATGTTCATCTGGAACAACATTTTCTTCAGCTTGGGTTTTGATGTTCGTGATCACTACAGGGAACTGGGTGGGGATGCTGCCGCCCATGCCGCCCCCACCAACGACTTGAACGGGGTGAGAGCGTACAGCGCTGTAGACGTGGAGGGTCTGTACACCCTGGGCACGGTGGTGGTGGACTACCGGGGTTACCGTGTAACTGCGCAGTCCATCATTCCTGGCATCTTGGAGCGTGAACAGGAGCAGAGCGTCATCTATGGATCCATTGACTTTGGCAAGACTGTTGTGTCTCACCCCAAGTATCTGGAGCTTCTGGATAAGACCAGTCGCCCGTTGAAGGTGCAGAAACATGCTGTGCTCAATGAGAAAGATGCTGCTGTGGAGCTTTGCTCCTCTGTGGAATGCAAAGGTATAATCGGTAATGACGGTCGCCATTACATACTGGACCTTTTGCGCACCTTCCCTCCCGACCTCAACTTCTTGCCGGTGGACGGAGAAGCTCTTGCACCGGAGAGCCAAAAGTTGGGTTTCCCACGTCAACATCGCCATCGCCTTGCGTGTCTGCGCCAGGAACTCATAGAGGCCTTTGTGGAACACAG ATATCTTCTCTTCATGAAGATGGCAGCACTTCAGCTAATGCAGCAGAAGGCGAACAAAGACAGCAAGAACGCCCTTCAAGACTCGAGCACGGCAGATGCAGTGTCTGATGGCAAACCACCTGCCCTCGAAGCATCCGACAAGGTTATTGAAACCACATCCTCCTCCGAATCCGCTCTGTCTCCAGAAGAATCCGTGCCTGAAAACTCCGCTCCAGAGAGCAAGGAGGCCAATCTGAATGCAGAGATTCCTACGGCAAACACCAATGGTACTCATGAACCCTCAGCTGCAGAGAACCAGAACGGAGGCTGTGATAGTCCATTGGAGGGTAAGGAAGCTGATGAAAATATACCTGGACTTGCCCAAGCTAAAGAGCTGGCCGAGTCCTTAGCAGCAGAAGATGGATCCGGTATTG ACCCCAAAAGCAGAGAAGTGGTCCTCAATGCTTGTAAAGCTGTGGGCTCTATTAGCAACACTTCTTTCGACATTCGATTCAACCCAGATATTTTCTCTCCAG GAGTGCGTTTCCCAGAAGAAATTACAGAGGAGATTCAGAAACAGAAACAACTTCTCAAAGATGCTGCGGCTTTCTTAGTGTCTTGCCAGATCCCATCTTTT GTAAAAGACTGTTTAGATCACAGCTCTCTGCCAATGGACGGAGCAACTCTGACAGAAGCCCTCCATCAAcgtggcattaacatgcgttacCTTGGTACTGTGCTGGAGTTTATGGACAACATGTCTGCAAAAGCACAACTTGAGCACATCTAC AGAATAGGAATCTGTGAGCTGATCACCAGATGTGCTAAACATATCTTCAAGACATATCTTCAG GGTGTAGAGCTCTCTGCTCTTTCTGCTGCTGTGAGCCATTTCCTAAACTGCCTATTAAGCGCCTTCCCAGACGCTGTAGCTCACCTCCCTGCGGATGAGCTGGTGTCACGCAAAAAGAGCAGGAAGAGACGCAACAGGGTCCCCGGTGGAGGGGACAACACCGCCTGGGCCAGCCTGACCCCCAGTGAGCTGTGGAAGAACATTGCTTCGGAGGCACAGAGCTACTATCAATTTGGTCTGCAATG TGAAAGTGTGGACCAGGCAGTAGAGAAATACGGCTTGCAGAAGATCACACTGATGAGGGAGATTTCGATCAAGACTGGGATTCAG ATCTTGATAAAGGAGTATAACTTTGACAGCCGTCACAAGCCGGCCTTCACTGAGGAAGACATCCTGAACATCTTCCCCGTTGTAAAGCACGTCAACCCCAAAGCTTCAGATGCCTTCCATTTCTTCCAGAGCGGGCAGGCCAAGGTTCAGCAAG GCTTCCTTAAGGAGGGCTGTGAACTCATCAATGAGGCCTTGAACCTCTTTAATAATGTGTATGGAGCCATGCATGTGGAGATCTGTGCCTGCCTGCGCCTGCTTGCACGACTCAACTACATTATGGGCGATCACTCTGAG GCTTTGAGTAACCAGCAGAAAGCTGTTCTTATGAGTGAAAGAGTGCTGGGCATTGAGCACCCCAACACTATTCAAGAATAT ATGCACTTGGCCCTATACTGCTTTGCCAATGGTCAGCTGTCCACTGCCCTCAAACTGTTGTACCGCGCCCGATACCTCATGCTTGTTGTGTGTGGAGAGGACCATCCTGAAATGGCTTTGCTTGAT AGCAATATTGGTCTTGTACTTCATGGTGTGATGGAGTATGATCTCTCTCTGCGTTTCCTGGAGAACGCTTTGGCCATCAATTCAAAATACCACGGGCCAAGGTCCCTTAAAGTAGCCCTCAG TCATCACCTGGTGGCCAGGGTATATGAAAGCAAAGCTGAGTTTCGCTCTGCATTGCAGCATGAGAAGGAGGGTTACACTATTTACAAGAACCAG GTTGGTGAAACACATGAGAAGACTAAAGAGAGCTCCGAGTATCTGAAGTACCTCACACAGCAGGCGGTGGCACTGCAGAGAACCATGAATGAGATTTACAAGAATGGATCTAATGCCAGCATAATGCCACTGAAG TTCACTGCACCAAGCATGGCCAGTGTTTTGGAGCAGCTCAACATAATCAACGGCATCATCTTTATTCCTCTCAG CCAAAAGGACCTGGAGAATCTCAAGGCGGAGGTGCAGAGACGACAGCTGATGCAAGATACTGGGAAAAACGAGGAACAGCAAGGCAACCATTTAGAACTGGATGATAAGTTGCCCGTGGATGATTAA